In Onychostoma macrolepis isolate SWU-2019 chromosome 17, ASM1243209v1, whole genome shotgun sequence, the DNA window TAGTGAACATAACCATGAATCATTTAGTGGAAAAGATATAAAGTGTTTATGAATAGATGAGATTCACTAATGAAATCtgacactgtatatatacacagaatGATGCATCTGACCTGTTAGACCCCTGCAAAAACAGAAATGCTGTGCTGCAGAGATCATGGCGGGTCATGAACTGAGGGTTATATAACATTTGACTCATCAAACCTTTAATAGATTTCACATGTATGGCATGAATTCTCATGTATCATCAATCACAATAAAACAGATTGCATTCttacatgcattttaaacagttttctTCATTCACAAGTTACGCAACtataattgcaatttaattaaaacagttTAGTTACATTTTGTACAGGTACACGGACTGAAGAACTGAACAATATATTAgatattttacaataacaaGAACAGAACTATGTAACTTACAGTAATTCCATCTAGGATTAAAAGAAAGGTCTTTATTATTCATCTTGTCATTAATAATTGACTGACTGAAAGTTCAATTCACACAATCTAACTTCATATAGTTGGAGTgaagacattttattcacatttaaagtaatagtttaatacaaatatacaactTATGTCAATTCTGTCCATTTTTAATCACTATGATACCATCCCAtactatattatttttttcttacatgGAACACAAAGGAATTTCAGGAAATAATGACatgtatgtataaaaaaaatatttaagtcaTTAAAAACAGGGTGAAAAaatgataatattgtgaaatattattatgatataaaataatggttttctattttaatacattaaaaaatatatcatttattcctgtgatgctaagctgaatttttagtatTCATTGCTCCAGTCCTAAGTGTCACGTGataaatatgctgatttggcgctccatttttatttttttttattttgatagacCAGTCTTCATTAACTTTCACTGTACtatagaaaacaaaatattacctcactatgacttttgcctcaataaacttctaattttctgcttagtaatagttagtaagataattgttaaatttaggtattgggtaggataagggatgtagaatatggtcatgcagaatatgtgctttataagtactaataaacagctaatatgttaataataagcaTGTTAATAAGTAACTACTTAACAGTGAGAATTGGTttctatactaaagtgttaacaTTCCAAGTATTCATTTGATATATTTCACAAGAATGGGACTCttcatttcccagaatgcattaccTGTTTTGAATTTCTTTGAATCACTATTCGGCAAATTCTTCTTTCTGTCATTCCAATTAAAATTCCAATTGAGCATCTTGTAGAGTTGGCCACTTCAATTCACATTCCAGCTCAACGAAAGGAAGCCAGTTTTTCGATTCTGAATATTTCTCAAACTTGTTTGAAAGTCAacatggtgagtaaatgatgttaattataatttctgaACTATTCCATGGGTGACTTAACATTGAACAAAAAAGTACTCAGTTCGCTAACATAGCATCATTGTACCATTAGCTTAACCAcaacctacacacacacatggtcagaattgttggcacccttggtaaatatgatcaaaggcggctgtgaaaataaatctgcattgttaatccttttgatcttttatattaaaaaaatcacaaaaatctaagcttTTATTGgagaataataattttaaatgggggaaaatatcattatgaaataaatgttttttctcaaatacatgttggacaccaattactggtacccctagaaattcttatgagtaaaatatatctgaaatatattgccattcatattcacaattttgagcacaccagtgtgattatgaacatgaaattatccagccatggcttcctgttttacagaaatataaataggagggaaaacaaaacgccaaaggccaaattccaaattaatcatccatcacaatgagaaaacccaaagaatatatttctgatgtgcagcaaaagataattgagcttcacaaattagtgaagtggctttaagaaaagagctagagcagtgaaaatccccatttccaccatcagggcaataattaagaagtttcaatcaacataaaatgttacgaaactgcctggaagaggacgtgtgtctatatcgtcctaatgcacggtgaggaggagagtttgagtggctaaagactctccaaggaccacagctggagaattgcagaaaaaggtTCAgtttcggggtcagaaaacatcaccacatgttgtttggcagggcttcaagaaaaaaatcaagaaaagaaaatgctttcaccaaaaaacaatctccagcatattcagttatcagacaccactggaacttcaaatgggactggcttctatggtcagatgaaactaaaaaatgagctttttagcagcaaacactcaagatgggtttggtgaacacagggataaaaagtgtacaatgtacaatgaaatatatttccaacatggagctgggaatctaaagggtctggagtgattctggatgaaggaatgatctcctgtcaggtgtctctaacctcatcaggcattataagacaaaatttagagctgttaaactggcaaatggaggtttcaaaaagtattgaataaaagggtgccgttaattgtgtctaatgtgtattagagaaaaacatttaatttcataatgatatttccccccattttaaattcttattctccaatgaaagcttagatttttgagaatttttaatagatgaaaaggattaacaatgcagatttatttcacagccttctttggtcatatttaccaagggtgccaacaattctgaccacgtgtcactgtaaaaaaaaaaaaaaaagttgagccaacttaaaattttaaggcaaccatcTTCAGCAGAATTTTGtctttgctcaacttatttttgtgggagattctcacatttttgttgtataaacttaaaacgacaagttgagaaaattcaaaaaaatctgctgaagctggttgccttaaaattttaacttttttttttacagtgtataataaTTGCTGCCGTTGTCAAAATGAAACTTTGATTCGGAGTAttataaattttacatttttcacagGTTTTACATCCCTGTGTtttagtacaataaaatgactTTAAGTTTACTCAGTGTTTACAAAGCTCCAGTCTCATTTATATTGCCATGACTTTAATATTAGGTGGAATCAAGGTATCTGGAGTTAGTACCGTATGTGTCAAGAGTTTGTATTAGTGTCAGTGCGAAGCTTCTGTAGCTCTTCCTCCAGCATGTTGATCCTCTCCAGTAGACTGGCTCTGTCCTGCAGAGCTTTCTGTTCTGCCACCTTCTGCGCTTCCTGGATCTTCCTCTCGTACCAGCGTTCCAGTTGTGTGGAGACCGTCTCAAAGAAATGCTGTGTCACCTCCATGGCGTGCAAGTTTGCCCGCTCTTGGGTGAAGGTGGCCTCCACGGGCCGCTGGGAAAACACCTCCAGGGTCTTCATGGTGTTGCTCTGCTGGGTTTGAGCGTGATGTGCTTTAATCCTGTCCTTCAGGTGCCTGCTGTGTTTCCAGGCCGGGCCGGGTGCTGGTTCTGTTTTGCTGTCGTTGAAACGCTTGCTGGATGTGGACAGGCTGCTGCTGGCACTGCTGTTGCAGAGTTCATCCTCTTTGTCTGACCTGGACTTTGAGACACCAACCTCCTGCACTTCTGCTCGGTGCCACTTGGGGTCAGCAGTCGCCAGCTTCCGTGATAGAGGTTTGTGTTTGACCGTTGAAGGAGCTGTCAGGTTATGATATTCATCTGTATGAATGTAGAAAGatattttagaaaaacaaaatatttttctttctttctttctttttgactgTTATGTACTCTCATTTAAATCTCTTCTTTTTAAAGGTCTTATTTTAGAGTagaacataataaaaacaaaaacaaaaatcacttaaaataatataataaaaaagtttaatgcttaaagtcaacatgaaataaaaatcaaaccctattattaatttcttaaaatattttgtttggtcTTTTTGAACAACTAATCAGTGATTCTTACTTTTGAGTATATCCCGGTCCTCTCAGAAATACAGTATGTCACATTATGGCAATAAAATGGATTATGGGAGGCCAGTTCATGTTCACTTTAACATAAGTGAAacaaatatacttaaaaataatataaataaaaaataaaatacattgtattcTGTATAAATGTTCCAAAAACAAGTCTTAATAGCttaacatatatttataatgtgtgAAAGGAACCAATGGTCTAACAGAGTATTTTGGCTGCACCATTGGTGTAAGACAGGGCTGCATGGTGAGTCCACTTTTGTTTATCCTTTtcttaaatgaatatataacaaTGTTGAAGAAAAATTGTAAAGGTATTCAAATTGAAAGTATTACAGAAATACAGACCTTGTTATATGCTGATGATATGGCTAATATAGCAGATACAATTGGAGGGTTAAAGAAACATATTGAACAACTGGAAAAATTCTGTAATCTTAATGGTGAGAGTGAATTTGAGTAAAACGAAAATTATGGTTTTTAGAAGAGAGGGCTCTCTAAATAAGGATGAAAATGGTATTTTGCTGGTGAACAGATTGAAGTGGTTAATTGTTACAAATATCTGGGTATGTAGTTTACACCAAAATTGTCATGGTGGAAAACCCGACAATTTTTAGCAAGCCAAGGCAAGAAAGCAATGCTTTCCTTGCTAAGGTTTGTTCGTAAACATAAAATTAGCTGCAATCAGTCTTTGTATTTGTTTGATCGTATGGCTGCACCCATACTTTATTATGGATCTCAGATATGGGGTTTTGAAAATGTTCATGTATCTTTTTGTAAAAAACTCCTGTGTCAGTGCAAGTGTGAGCTACATTGCGTCTGTGTATAACATGCAACTGGTACGATCATTTTTCCTTTTTAGATGTTCAAGTCATCATCTTGCTATAGAAACAGGCAGATGGAGTAATACACCAATGGCAGAGAGAATCTGTAGTTATTGTAAGTTAACATCAAATATTTCTGTGATAGAAGATGAGAAGCATGTTTTGTATGATGGTCCCTTGTATGAGGATTTGTGTAAGAAATACTTTGGTGATCTTGTTCTTGTTGGTGATGTTTGTATTGATGTGTCAAGTGTTTGTGATTTGGGGTATGCATGGAGATTGGCATTGTATATATATCATGGAATGAAGAAAAGATTATCTGCCATGTCATTATGATTTTGTGGAAATATGGGCTGAGAGGCCATGTTTTCCTGGAATAAATTTGAAACTtgatacatttataatatacttCTTAGTTAAAtgtactaatacatttttagtaaatttGTTTTACTGGAAATGATAATGATCAGTTCACATTCACTTTAACATgagtgaaaaatatttaaaaatattataaatacaataaaaataataacatttctaaaaacaggtcttaatatattcatataataatatgcttcctatttaaatgtatatcctgttttaaggatgtttttttatttttactggaaataaTGATACtggtaaaatacatttttaatgcattttttcaaaCCTTCTTTTTAAATAGCCCATTTCACACAGAAATATGCCACATTATGGCAGTCATATAGGTTGGGGAGGTCAGTtcagttcatgtttttgtcttgtattCAAGAtaaattttctaaaaataagTCTAATATTAACATCTTTTGTATATAATATGCTTTTTAGCTAAATGTacatcttgttttaaggatgtttaggtatttttactgtaactgtTACTATAACGatactgataaaaaataattcagtgcATTTTTTTCAAACCTGAAGAACCGTTCAGCTTCATCTCAAAGTATCTCCTCCCACGTGCGTCCCCAAATTCAAGACTTTTCCCGTCATTATTAGGACCTGCTCCTGGGCTGGGTAAAACATTGACGTAGGTGGCCAGCGAGCTGGAGCTCTCCTCAGAGATGAGCGACAGCAGCGGGAGACCCTCGGGGTCTGAATCCACCAGAGACTGATCCGCTGATGGAGAGCGCAGAAGTTTGTAGTATTGTGACTCTGCAGGCATTCGCACTTCGAGATCCTGAATCTTAGACATGCACCAGCTTTTCACAGCATTGGTAGCAGCTACCTGCTTGAAAGATGAAAACAGAGCAGCATAAGTTTGATCAGTGGTGCCAAGGCCGATGCGATTGTGGTCGTGCCTCTCTTCTCTAAAGGTGTTGTACCTGTTTTCTCTCGCCCTCCATGCGTTCCAGGGTGGCTCTCTGATTGATTTGATAATGACACTCCATCCTCTCAGCCGACACACGCTCCTGTGTGAGTTTCTCAAGAACTTTAATCTGAACAGAAAGAGATATGAGTCTCTAACACCCACATTTTCACTGCCATTGGTTTTGGAAGTGAttttccaatttattttatccatAGGCATTACAAAGAGTCATGTCAGTTATTTAATGGTACTACTTatattcatatacatttttcaaatatatttttcattcaaattCCTAGAATGCAAAATTCATTAATAATCTTActgacttatttttttatttatattacactaccattcaaaagttcagggtcagtaagattttttgttcttttttctgAAAAACACTACTTTCATTCAACAATGTAAagacaatgttacaaaagatttatatttcaaatagttttattatgaattaaacaattgaaataacttctattcatcaaataatcctgaaaaaaaaaaaaaagtatcactgtTTCCATATTAAAGCAACACAGCTGTtatcaatattgataatattaagaaatgtttcctgatcACCAATTCAGCATATTGgaataatttctgaatgatcatgtgacactggactaatggctgctgaaaattcagctttgccatcacaggaataaattacattttaatattttacagtattactatattttactgtattttttatttcaaaaaccaTACAGTAAgagacattttataaaaaatatttgttaaaaaaaaaaaaattaccaaacttttaaaaagtaatgtagaGTATGGGGTTCATCTCCAAATATAGAGGTTAGATGGGTATTCTGTACGTTATGAAGGAAATTCTAAACAAAAAAGTTGCAATATCACAGCAAACGACAAACCTGGTGCTTGTTTTTTTGCTCTATTCTGCCCAGCCTGCAGTTGATCTCCTCTTGGACAGTGTGAATTTCTGACCTCATCTCCATCTTTGTGGCTTTCAGCTTATTCTCCAGAGTTTTAATGAGGGGCTTACAATGACAGTCATTCGCAGGAGCCTGTTTGCAGACACTGGTTAAGaggtttaaaacaaacaaatgcactGCACTAACTCTAATGTAGAGTTTACCTGCTTTATCTGTCCATCTTTATCCCTGTATAGTGTATAAAGTTGATAGGCTTTTCCAGGAGCTTGCTCTTCCTCCTGAGAGCTGGGGCTGCTGTGTTTTACTCTCTGGGATGGAGATCCTCTCTCATGTAGCTGATACTCTCTCCGGAACACGTGTTCCAActtttttaacaacaaaaacatagaATTATTGAACAgagtactttttttaaatgttcatgcTAGAGCAGGGATTTTTAAAGAGCATAGGCTACATTAAGAGGAAAAAATCATCAGGTAAAATGTGTCACCTAAAAATGTGATAACATCTAAAtgaacttgttttatttaagacaaaaaaaattaatgagtCTATCTGATTATATTGGGTTATACTGATAAAAGCAATTCAGatgataagtttttttttttcatttataatggaTATAGTTTAATACATACACGTAATAATCACTAAATTGTTTTAGTAagattagtaaaaaaaaaaaaagttaaataaatagtaaaattaagatttattaagattttttattaagattgttaagattttattaattttaaaataataacttcaatcaattattcatgtttatttttaagttattaAGCCTTCTAAAAAGGagaataatgtacagtcagcatttcattattgcaaaataaacacTCCAGTCTAGGATCACCTAATATGtgataacatttaaattaatttgttttaagaccaaaaaaatgaataagacTGAGTCCAcctgattatattatattgattaaatttttttaagtatttaactATTAAGCCATCTAATAAGCagaataatgtacagtcagcatgtcattactgaaaaataaaccCTCTACAATCATGCAACACCATATCGCCATACATTAGTGCTACATCATGGTATTTTGGCATATAGTATAATATTATagtatgaaatattataataggTATTAATAAGGATATAAATTTAATATCACGACCTGTCTTCTTGGGCTCCTGATCTTTCTCCTCGTGCCGGGGCTCAGAGTTGCTGTTTTTCGTTCAGGTTGATATACTTGATCACTGTTGTTTGTGTCTTCTGCCACTTCAGTACAGTCCTGCACAATGATGGGAGTGCTTAGCATGAGAGGGATATTTAGGCGAAAACAATCACATGACCTCTGATCTCTTTTAGGGTTATGGAAGCTTAGTAGTCATGTGACATTTTCTTCTCACTGGCCCCTAGATCCCAATCATATTACAAACGATGAATCTGCAACAGTGTAGATGTCATTCTAGATGGATGAATCTTATCTGAATTTTCCACCTTCTCTCTGGAGGAATGAACTCTGGGGAGGGACTGAGTTCTCCTCTGGGCCCACAAGACATCTCTTCGTTTTCTCACAGTTTTTCCTCGAGCAAACCTCTGCACCTAAGCAGGGACATACAACCTGAGTTACAGTAtgctaatgttaaaataagCATCGAAGTTTGGATGGTTATTTCATTTAACACCTGCTGGTAGAAGCTGTAACTACACCAGGATACAtgtaactaactaactaactaactaacttaataaataaatagttactttaaaaaaaagttagtcagcgccgatagccttgtgggcatgTCGGCACGCTGCCCAAGGCTATCGGCGCTGACTAacttatatatacagtgccctccaaaagtattggagcaaaattgctctgttggctgtggagtcaagacatttacaaatatgattaaaagatgaatatgaaacaaaactacagaatgtcacattttattattgggtgattcaactcatagatgtttttccagctaagaagttcagcacttttagagttcatccctctatctgatgtgagcataagtattggaacagttgcctcacaggtctttctaagtgagctgtttcctgttgcattaattcttcagatattaaaagcagggaatgtgtcatatcagttatatccatcacttctgtattctgaatcttgcattcaatgatgacacacacaaaccaggatgaagacgagggagctgactttgagagaaatgcaagcaatttggatgctaaaataaaagaggaagtcaattatagctatagcaaaaacaaagggcatggagaaatcaagtgtttggaaaccaccagcgacaccagcaaccaacaactacctgatcggctgagaaaacaacagtagttgatgacagacaaatcataaaagctgtgaaaatgaaccctaaaagacgtgtctgtaaaatcaccaacaacttccagaaagctggggtgatgctctgacaatctactgtcctcaggagactttgacacagcattacagatgctacacagcaagatgcaaacctctgaccagcaccaaaaatagaaaggcaagattagagtttgcaaaaaagcacaaaggtgagccggaagagttttggaactatgtttatggaccgatgagacaaagatgaacctttatcgaagtgatgggaaagcaaaaatgtggagaaaaaaagggaactgcaatgatcccaaacatacagcctcatctgtaaagcatggtggaggtggtgtcatggcatgggcatgcatgtgtctctggaacaggccctctcaactttactgatgacttaatgtatgatgacagtagcagaatgaatttggaagggtacaaaaccatcttgcctaccaatattcaagaaaatgtcaccagattcattgggaagtgcttcatattgcatcaggacaatgacccaaaacaccctgccagttcagtcaaggagtttataagggcgaagaaatggaaagtcttaaaTTGCCCAAGTcagtctccagatttaaatccgactgaacatgaatttcaccagctggagaggagagtaaaggcagaaactccccaaaacaagcaacaattgggattggctgcattaaaggctggggaaagtatttcaaaggatgagaccaagagtctggtgactggtcactgctgtgattgtgcgcaagggatctgcaattaaataatagcttttaatcttttatatctgccttatattcaactgtcccaatacttatgctcacatcaatgagtgggatgaactctaaaagtgctgttctttttatttggtaaaacatgtgtGTGCTAAAAcgtctaataataaaatgtgacattctgtagtttcgTTTCATATTCatcatttaatcatatttgcaaatgtcttgactccacagccaacagaacaattttgtctttactgttccaatacttatggagggcactatatgtacatttatatatttatattcttatattttatattatacataaatgtatttaatatataaacataacatatttttcctaaatatatacatgcatgtgtttgtatttatatatacataataaatatacacagcacacatacatatattacgtaaaccaaaacttttattttggatgctgacagcactaaaaagaacgtattttcacatttcacttgtgtgtttttaatagttgtttttttttttttttgcaaacatatGTCTTTTGCAGCGTATCATCTGTGTTCTAGTAGTGTCGTCTAGTTCacctattaaaaaatattttttccagaGCTTGCATTTTGTTCATTACACTGAGCTTTTATCGACTCTGGCCTTGGCGACATGTGATTGTGTTCATGAGTAAGTCATTTGAATCATTTGTCCaccaattaatttaaaaacactgaatcatttagaAATGACTGAGGGGATTGCCTTTACGAGTGAGTCATGGAGTCATTCATCAAACCGGTTTGTTCACTAGAGATTATTCAGTCAAAAGTGAATCAAATAATCATACAATGCTTTGCTAGAAAGAGCAGGACAATGAACTGCTTCTAAATGGAAAACTTTGAATGTAATAACATTACTTACCTGATTGGATTTTGCTAACAGAGTAGCCAAATCTCGGTTGTTATTGTCCCGGGCTTTATCAAGAGCAGTGTGGCCTGTCTGTTGATAGATTTAGTGTGTAAATAAATTGTCATTTAACAGACACTGTAATTCTTTACAGTCCAATTTGTGAAGCGTACTGTGGGTTGAGCTATAGCATCATCCAACCCCAGCCCCCATAACAACTTACTTTCATAATAACTATATAATCATAAAGACATTGAGATTACATGatttacattgtttttgatGTTTGCGTCAGCTCCTGCTTCCAGTAACAGATTGACAGTTTTCTTGTGATTTAGGGCAGCAGCGACATGGAGCGCAGTGTCTCCTATCTGTAAAATATGTTgattttccacaaaattatgACCAAAATAAGCTATAATTGTAAGCAATTATCAGATGCTGTGATCTAAACCACAATCTAGCAGTTTAGACAAAGaccatttaaattttgtttatttgtctcTTAATTTTTCATTGTGTGCCACTTTATTATGGTTTGTTGaagtataaaataatacacTATCAAGCCATAATTAattatgtagttttgttttcttttgacaGTTTATTGCATAATTGCCTATTAACTTAGACAAAATAATTTAGAAACTAGGACACAGCAGTGACACAAAAAATAAACCACAATGGTGCTGGATTCAAAGCAATCAGAATGAGGATCTGACCTGGTTTTTCTCAGCCACAGAGCAGAAAGAACCCAAGAGGATCTTAATCATGGCCAAGTGATTGTAGCGTGCAGCAATGTGTAAACATGTGTCACCTGCCTGGAAGGAAAGAAATGATTGCACTTCTCTTTCAGGAACTTTTTACTTTCAGTTTGCAATttatataatcatttaaaatagatATAAGGATTTTAGACGAGTGCACATGCATTGTTTTTGCTGTCAGGCATCGCTCCACCTAGTAGTAGCACTCGAGCGGTCTGGGAATGTCCATTCTGACACACTAGATGTAGAGGTGTATTTCctgcctttaaaaataaaataataatacagtttaAATAATGGAATAGAAACTGATTGCAAAGATAATTCATCAGAATtcagagttttgaaaatgttggGTTTTAGTTCATATCTGTTTGCTTTCCGTTTATCTACAGCAAACTAACAAAAATTTAGCagctttttttaagaaattcaaatcCTGgaaaatgcttctttttttttaaatgccaatTTACAGTGTACATGTCCCATGACAATTTccactatttttttatttttatttttcatataaagcCTATAAActattatatgtatatgtatggacatgtacattttttttctctgtacaataaaatattctttAGAATGAGAATTTCCCTTCCCTATCAGCTGACTATAAAATAGCAAACCATGGTGTTTCTAGGCTGTAGCCAATCAAACCCTAAAAGCTGATTGGTGGATTTTTGTCTATGTATGCATTTGAATgtatgttgttttaattttatgtttgtgttATCAA includes these proteins:
- the ankrd6a gene encoding ankyrin repeat domain-containing protein 6 isoform X1; this translates as MGHQTALHRAAVVGNRDAISALIHGGCALDLQDKEGNTALHEVSWHGFSSCVKLLVKAGANVQVKNKAGNTPLHLVCQNGHSQTARVLLLGGAMPDSKNNACDTCLHIAARYNHLAMIKILLGSFCSVAEKNQIGDTALHVAAALNHKKTVNLLLEAGADANIKNNTGHTALDKARDNNNRDLATLLAKSNQVQRFARGKTVRKRRDVLWAQRRTQSLPRVHSSREKDCTEVAEDTNNSDQVYQPERKTATLSPGTRRKIRSPRRQLEHVFRREYQLHERGSPSQRVKHSSPSSQEEEQAPGKAYQLYTLYRDKDGQIKQAPANDCHCKPLIKTLENKLKATKMEMRSEIHTVQEEINCRLGRIEQKNKHQIKVLEKLTQERVSAERMECHYQINQRATLERMEGERKQQVAATNAVKSWCMSKIQDLEVRMPAESQYYKLLRSPSADQSLVDSDPEGLPLLSLISEESSSSLATYVNVLPSPGAGPNNDGKSLEFGDARGRRYFEMKLNGSSDEYHNLTAPSTVKHKPLSRKLATADPKWHRAEVQEVGVSKSRSDKEDELCNSSASSSLSTSSKRFNDSKTEPAPGPAWKHSRHLKDRIKAHHAQTQQSNTMKTLEVFSQRPVEATFTQERANLHAMEVTQHFFETVSTQLERWYERKIQEAQKVAEQKALQDRASLLERINMLEEELQKLRTDTNTNS
- the ankrd6a gene encoding ankyrin repeat domain-containing protein 6 isoform X2; its protein translation is MGHQTALHRAAVVGNRDAISALIHGGCALDLQDKEGNTALHEVSWHGFSSCVKLLVKAGANVQVKNKAGNTPLHLVCQNGHSQTARVLLLGGAMPDSKNNACDTCLHIAARYNHLAMIKILLGSFCSVAEKNQIGDTALHVAAALNHKKTVNLLLEAGADANIKNNTGHTALDKARDNNNRDLATLLAKSNQVQRFARGKTVRKRRDVLWAQRRTQSLPRVHSSREKDCTEVAEDTNNSDQVYQPERKTATLSPGTRRKIRSPRRQLEHVFRREYQLHERGSPSQRVKHSSPSSQEEEQAPGKAYQLYTLYRDKDGQIKQAPANDCHCKPLIKTLENKLKATKMEMRSEIHTVQEEINCRLGRIEQKNKHQIKVLEKLTQERVSAERMECHYQINQRATLERMEGERKQVAATNAVKSWCMSKIQDLEVRMPAESQYYKLLRSPSADQSLVDSDPEGLPLLSLISEESSSSLATYVNVLPSPGAGPNNDGKSLEFGDARGRRYFEMKLNGSSDEYHNLTAPSTVKHKPLSRKLATADPKWHRAEVQEVGVSKSRSDKEDELCNSSASSSLSTSSKRFNDSKTEPAPGPAWKHSRHLKDRIKAHHAQTQQSNTMKTLEVFSQRPVEATFTQERANLHAMEVTQHFFETVSTQLERWYERKIQEAQKVAEQKALQDRASLLERINMLEEELQKLRTDTNTNS